TGGACTGGATGGTCTGCGATATCGTCGAGAAGCCTGCGCGCAACGCGGCGCTGCTGGAAACCTGGATCGGCGAGGGGCATTGCCGTGAGGCGGTGGTCAACCTGAAGTTGCCGATGAAGCAGCGTTACGCCGAAGTGAAGCGCCTGCTCGAACGCATCGAAGAGGGATTCAAGGCACGCGGCATACGGGTGGAAATCGGTTGCAAGCAGCTGTACCACGACCGCGAAGAAGTGACATGTCACCTGCGTCGCCTGGTAGACATAAAGAAATCTAAAGGCCGCTGATATTAAATGTGGGAGCTGGCTTGCCTGCGATAGCGGTATAACAGTCGAAATCTATGTTGAATGTGCCCACGTCATCGCGGGCAAGCCCACTCCCACATAAGAGCGGGCCTGTTTCAGGAGTGAAGTATGAGTGTTGATTTACCTGTTGACGGCACCCTCGACGCCACCGGCCTCAACTGTCCGGAGCCGGTGATGATGCTGCACCAGCACATCCGTGACCTGCCGGCGGGCGGCTTGCTCAAGGTGATCGCCACCGACCCGTCGACCCGTCGAGATATTCCCAAATTCTGCGTGTTTCTTGGCCACAAACTGGTGGATCAACAGGAAGATGCTGGCACCTACCTGTACTGGATCCGCAAGAAAGCCGATTAAGCCAGCGCCTTTTCGGCTCGAATGCGCCGGCGTGCACTGCGCGCCAGGCGCACCAGCAACATCCCCGCCGCACAGCTCAAGCCGACGATCAGCCCTTGCCATAAACCGCTTGGGCCGCTGGGTTCGCCGAGCCAGTCGGTCAGCCCCAGGGCGTAACCCACCGGCAGCCCCACGCCCCAATAGGCGAACAAGGTCAGCACCATGGTCACCCGGGTGTCCTGGTAGCCGCGCAAAGCACCGGCGGCGGTGACCTGAATCGAGTCGGAGAACTGGAACAGCGCCGAGAACACAATCAGCATCGACGCCAGGTGGATGACCACCGGGTCGGGCGTGTAGATCGCCGCGATCTGCTCACGAAACACCAGCATCAGGCTGCACGAAAGGCACGCATAGGCCAGTGCAGTGCCCATGCCGACCCCGGCGGCGAAGCGCGCTTCACGCGGTTCACCACGCCCCAGGGCCTGGCCGACGCGCACGGTCACGGCCATGCTCAGGGAGTAGGGGATCATGAATACCAAAGAACTGACATTCAACGCGATCTGATGGCCGGAAACCACGGTGGCGCCCAGGCTGCCAAGCAACAGGGCAATCACCGCGAATATGCTCGACTCGGCGAAGATCGCTACGCCAATCGGCAGGCCGATCCCCAGGATGCGCTTGATCACCGTCCATTGCGGCCAATCGAAACGCTTGAACAATTCACTGCTTTGGTAAACCGGGCCCCAGCGCGTCCAGCCCGCCAGGCCGAGCATCATCACCCACATCGCAATGGCCGTGGCCCAGCCGCAACCCACGCCGCCCATGGCCGGTACGCCGAAGTGGCCGTAGATGAAGATGTAGTTCAGCGGAATATTCAGCGCCAGGCCGCACAGGCCCATGACCATGCTCGGTCGCGTACGGCCCAGGCCATCACTGAAGCAGCGCAGCACGTAATACAGCGCAATTGCCGGCATCCCCGCGGCGATGCCATGCAGGTAACCCATGGACGGCTCGATCAGGTCGGGCTCGACCTTCATCGCATGCAGGATCGGCTCGGCACACAGCAACAGCACCGCACCGCAGAGGCCGACCACCACGGCCAACCACAACGATTGGCGCACCAACGGCCCGATCTCGGTGAGTTTGCCCGCGCCATAGCGCTCGGCCACTTTCGGCGTGGTGGCCAGCAAGGTGCCGGTCATCAGCAGGTACACCGGGATCCAGATCGAGTTACCCAGGCCGACCGCCGCCAGGTCCTGGGGGCTGACACGCCCGGCCATCACCGCATCGACAAAACTCATCGCAGTGGTTGCCAATTGGCCGATCATGATCGGCAAGGCCAGCGTCAGCAGGCCGCGCACTTCCCGGCTGATGCGGGCGGGGCGGGAAAGGGTAGCGGTGGCAGTGTTCACGTACAGGTGTCCAATAAAAAAGCAGTCGCAAGGACGGCGGATTCTACGCTTTGACGCAGTGGTCAGGAAAAAACCTGTGTTGCTGATTTGTAATGCAGTCCCACAGGGATCTGTTGTGTTAGTTGAATCCCATGCCTGTACACTGCTGATCCGCCAAAGGAGCCTGCCATGCTGATTGTTGCCGACGAAAATATTCCGCTGCTTGATGACTTTTTCCAGGGGTTTGGCGAGATTCGCCGCGTGCCTGGGCGGTCCATCGACCGCGCTACCGTCGAGCAGGCCGACGTGCTGCTGGTGCGCTCGGTGACCAACGTCAACCGTGCCCTGCTCGAAGGCAGCAACGTACGCTTTGTCGGCACCTGCACCATCGGCACCGACCATCTGGACCTGGACTTTTTCAAGCGGGCAGGCATCCAGTGGGCCAGCGCGCCTGGCTGCAATGCGCGGGGGGTTGTGGATTACGTACTCGGCAGCTTGCACACCCTGGCCGAAATCGAAGGTGTCGAGTTGGGCTCGCGCACCTACGGTGTCGTCGGTGCCGGTGAGGTGGGCGGGCGACTGGTCAAGGTCCTCAAGGGCCTGGGTTGGAACGTGCTGGTGTGCGACCCGCCGCGCCAGATCGCCGAGGACGGCGACTACGTCAGCCTGCAACAGATCATCGCGCAGTGCGATGTGATCAGCTTGCACACGCCGCTGATCAAGTCCGGCAATGGCGCCACCTGGCATTTATTCGACCGCCAGCGTCTGGAGCAACTCAAGCCCGGCACCTGGCTGATCAACGCCAGCCGTGGCGCGGTGGTGGACAACGCCGCGCTGCGCGAGGTGCTGCTGGCCCGTGAAGACCTGCAAGCGGTGCTGGACGTGTGGGAAGGCGAGCCGCAAGTGGACGTCGACCTGGCTGACCTGTGCGTGCTGGCCACGCCGCATATCGCCGGCTACAGCCTCGATGGCAAGCAGCGCGGCACCGCGCAGATCTACCAGGCGTTCTGCGCGCACCTGGGCCAGGAGCCGACTGTTCAGCTCAGTGATTTATTGCCGGCACCCTGGCTGGACGAAGTCCACCTGAACGCTTCAACCGATCCTGCCTGGGCACTGGCGGCCCTGTGCCGCAGCGTGTACGACCCGCGCCGTGATGATGCAGATTTTCGTCGCAGCCTGGTGGGGACCGTGCAGGAGCAGCGCCAGTCCTTCGATTTGCTGCGCAAGCACTACCCGCAGCGCCGTGAGATAGATGGCCTGAAAGTGCGCATCAAGGGCGAGTCGACGGCGCTGTCGGCTATCGTTTCGGCTCTGGGCGCTGAAACGCTGTAAACACCTATAAAAAACCCGGCCACCTGGGCCGGGTTTGAAAGAGCGTGGGCACTTAGCCTTGCTGGGCAGGTTTGACCAGTCGCTGTTCCAGCTCGCTGCAGGCTTGCTGGATCATCTCTTCGGTAATCTGCACTTCGTGGCCCTTGGCATCGATATACGAGCAAGGCAACACCTGCTGCTGGCGGATCACTTCAATCTTGGCGTTGCTGCTATCTTGCAAGGTCATGGCCTGTCTCCTCATCAGGTTGTGTACCTATCTTAAATCCCCCGCATGAACGCGCTGTTACAACTCCTTGCACGCTCATCGGTTCGAACACCCAGTCCACCAGAAACCGGTACATATTTCCAGATGAGTCTTAGACCGATAGCCTCTAGCGGCCTGTATCGGCGGGCATAATTAACCTGACTCATTGTTATTTGCGCAAGTTCCCCCAATGTTGAAGTACAGATTCCTCATTGGTGGTGCCTTCCATGTTCTCAACCCGTCAACGCCGTGCGATCCGCCTGGCCAGCCGCTTTATTGCGCCCTACCGCTGGCAGGCCCTGGGCGCCTTGCTGGCGCTGATCGTCACCGCCGGCATCACCTTGTCCATGGGGCAGGGCATTCGCCTTCTGGTCGACCAGGGTTTCATGACCCAGTCACCGCACTTGCTCAACCAGTCCATCGGCTTGTTCATGGTGCTGGTGCTGGGCCTGGCTGTGGGTACGTTCACGCGGTTTTATCTGGTGTCATGGATTGGCGAGCGCGTGGTGGCCGATATTCGCCGGCAAGTGTTCAACCACCTGATCTACCTGCACCCAGGCTTCTACGAGAACAACCGCAGCTCGGAGATCCAGTCGCGGCTGACCACCGATACCACGTTGCTGCAATCGGTGATCGGCTCATCGCTGTCGCTGTTCCTGCGCAACGCCCTGATGGTCATCGGCGGCATCGTGTTGCTGTTCATCACCAACCCCAAGCTCACCAGCATCGTGGTGGTGGCGCTGCCGCTGGTACTGGCGCCGATCCTGATCTTCGGGCGCCGGGTGCGCAGCCTGTCGCGTTTGAGCCAGGATCGTATTGCCGACGTCGGCAGCTATGTCGCCGAGACCTTGGGCCAGATCAAAACGGTGCAGGCCTACAACCACCAGGTGCAGGACGAACAACGGTTCTCTGTGACGGTGGAGGACGCCTTCAGCACTGCCCGCAAACGCATCCTGCAGCGCTCTTGGCTCATCACGTTGGTGATCATGCTGGTGCTCGGCGCCGTGGGCGTGATGCTATGGGTAGGTGGCATGGACGTGATCAGCGGGCGCATTTCCGGCGGTGAGCTGGCGGCGTTTGTGTTCTATAGCCTGATAGTCGGCAGTGCGGTTGGCACTCTGAGCGAAGTGCTCGGCGAGTTGCAGCGTGCTGCCGGTGCGGCCGAGCGTATCGGTGAGCTGTTGCAGTCGAGCAATGACATCCAGGCGCCGGCCGATGGCAGCGAACGCTTGCCGCAGCGGGTCAGTGGCCGCATGGAGCTGCAAGATCTGCGCTTTTGCTACCCCTCACGGCCGGACAGTTACGCCATCGATGGCTTGAACCTGACCATCAATCCCGGCGAAACCCTGGCGCTGGTAGGCCCCTCCGGCGCGGGCAAGTCGACAATCTTCGACCTGCTGCTGCGCTTCTACGATCCCCAGCAAGGGCGCATCCTGCTCGAAGGCCGCCCGCTGACCGAGCTGGACCCCCTGGACCTGCGTCGCCACTTTGCACTGGTGTCCCAGAGCCCGGCGCTGTTTTTCGGCAGCGTCGAGGACAACATTCGTTACGGCAACCCGTCCGCCACCATGGCCCAGGTCGAAGCCGCTGCGCGTATCGCCCATGCCCACGACTTCATCCTGCAGATGCCCGACGGCTACCAGACCCATCTTGGCGATGGCGGCATGGGCCTCTCCGGTGGCCAGCGCCAACGCCTTGCCATCGCCCGCGCCTTGCTGATAGATGCGCCGATCCTGTTGCTGGACGAGGCCACCAGCGCCCTCGATGCCCAGAGTGAGCACCTGATCCAGCAAGCGCTGCCGCAATTGATGCAAGGGCGAACCACGCTGGTGATCGCCCACCGCCTGGCGACCGTGAAGAATGCCGATCGAATAGCGGTGATGGATCAGGGCAAGCTGGTGGCAGTGGGCACGCATCAGCAGCTGATTGCAAACAACCCGCTATACGCGCGGTTGGCGGCGTTGCAGTTCAGTGATGGAGATGAACAGGTGAATCAGCACCCATAAAAAATGCCCGCATCTCTCGAAGCGGGCATGGAACCTCTGTAGGAGCGAGCTTGCTCGCGAAAAACTCACAAGCGCCGCGTTCATCCATGAAGCACGCGTTATCGTTGAAGTTCTTCGCGAGCAAGCTCGCTTCTACAAACTATTATTGGTCGTCGAAGTAGCGCTCATGCCAATCCACCAGCGGCTGCGGCGAATTGAGCTTCTGCCCGTAGATCACCGAATAAGACAGCACGTTCTGCACATACTGGCGGGTTTCGTCGAACGGGATGCTTTCCACCCAAACGTCGAAGCTCAGGTGGTCTGCACCGCGCAGCCATTGGCGAACACGGCCGGGGCCGGCGTTATAGGCGGCGGAAGCGAGCACGCGGTTGCCGTTGAACTGGCTGTGCACCTGGCTGAGGTAGGCGGCGCCGAGCTGGATATTTTTGTCCGGGTCCAGCACCTGGGCCGGGGAGGCCAGGGGGATGCTGAACTTGCGCGCCGTTTCCTTGGCAGTGCCGGGCATCAGTTGCATCAAGCCGCTGGCGCCCACGCCGGAGCGGGCGTCATCCATAAACGCGCTTTCCTGACGCGTGATGGCAAATATCCAGCTTGAATGCAGGCCGCGCACCTTGGCTTCGCGCACCAGGGTGTCGCGGTGCGCCATCGGGAAGCGGATGTCCAGGTCGTCCCAGTACTGCGCCTGGCTGATGGTACGGATCGCCGGGAAGTACCACTTCATGTCGTAGGCCAACTTGGCCTGGGCGACCATTTCGTCACGGTTGAAGTGCCGGCTGACGTGGTACCACTCGCGGCGACCATCCACGATCTGGCCACGGGCGTAGAACTCCAGCGCACGGCGCACACCTGGGGTATTGCGCACCTTGTTGACCAACGCCTGGCTCATCACCAGCGGTTTGTTGTTCAACTGATAAGGGGATTTGGAACGGTCAGCGGCGAGGAAGCCGTAGAAGTCCCGTTCCTTGGCCACGTTTTTGTACAGCACCAGGGCCTGCGGGTTTTTCGGTTCGGCCAGCTCCAGGCTGCGCGCCTGCCAGTAGCGCCAGCGGTTAGTGGTGGCTAGGTCTTGTGGGAGTTTGCGGGTCAACTGGTAGGCATCTTCCCAGCGCGCCAGGCGCAACAGCAGGCGCAGGCGCCATTCGGACACGGTGTTGTCGCGCAGTTCCGGGTCGTACTTGGTCATCACGTCCAGCGCACGTGGATCGAAGCGCTTGGCCAGGGTCAGGCCAATCTCGCGGGCAATCGACACCTTTTCGTCACGAGAGAAGTGCATGCTGCTGGCGTAGCCGTCGAGCAGGGCCATAGCCTTGTCCGGATCCTGGCGGGCCAGGCGGCGCAGGCCCAGGCCGACGGCGTCAGACATCGCCTCGGTGGCCGGCAGGAAGCGTGACGGATCACTGAGCATGTCAGGCTTTTGCGCCACATCCACCATCAGGCGGCCTTGGACGCCGAGGGTTGGCAGGGTCTTCACCAGGCTGTTGG
This genomic stretch from Pseudomonas synxantha BG33R harbors:
- a CDS encoding transglycosylase SLT domain-containing protein, giving the protein MRSRLFNFLSCLLLSATAVQTAQAVDLTTQRQYYDQAKRALAKGDSGPYMQYSQALADYPLTPYLAYDELTARLKTASNEEIEQFLAKHGDLPQANWMKLRWLRWLAERGDWQTFEKYYDTKLNFVELDCLHGQYQLSHNLKAEGYKTAEKLWMTGKSQPAACDATFGQWAAAGQLTEQKIWDRTKLAAEARNYALANSLVKTLPTLGVQGRLMVDVAQKPDMLSDPSRFLPATEAMSDAVGLGLRRLARQDPDKAMALLDGYASSMHFSRDEKVSIAREIGLTLAKRFDPRALDVMTKYDPELRDNTVSEWRLRLLLRLARWEDAYQLTRKLPQDLATTNRWRYWQARSLELAEPKNPQALVLYKNVAKERDFYGFLAADRSKSPYQLNNKPLVMSQALVNKVRNTPGVRRALEFYARGQIVDGRREWYHVSRHFNRDEMVAQAKLAYDMKWYFPAIRTISQAQYWDDLDIRFPMAHRDTLVREAKVRGLHSSWIFAITRQESAFMDDARSGVGASGLMQLMPGTAKETARKFSIPLASPAQVLDPDKNIQLGAAYLSQVHSQFNGNRVLASAAYNAGPGRVRQWLRGADHLSFDVWVESIPFDETRQYVQNVLSYSVIYGQKLNSPQPLVDWHERYFDDQ
- a CDS encoding ABC transporter transmembrane domain-containing protein; the protein is MFSTRQRRAIRLASRFIAPYRWQALGALLALIVTAGITLSMGQGIRLLVDQGFMTQSPHLLNQSIGLFMVLVLGLAVGTFTRFYLVSWIGERVVADIRRQVFNHLIYLHPGFYENNRSSEIQSRLTTDTTLLQSVIGSSLSLFLRNALMVIGGIVLLFITNPKLTSIVVVALPLVLAPILIFGRRVRSLSRLSQDRIADVGSYVAETLGQIKTVQAYNHQVQDEQRFSVTVEDAFSTARKRILQRSWLITLVIMLVLGAVGVMLWVGGMDVISGRISGGELAAFVFYSLIVGSAVGTLSEVLGELQRAAGAAERIGELLQSSNDIQAPADGSERLPQRVSGRMELQDLRFCYPSRPDSYAIDGLNLTINPGETLALVGPSGAGKSTIFDLLLRFYDPQQGRILLEGRPLTELDPLDLRRHFALVSQSPALFFGSVEDNIRYGNPSATMAQVEAAARIAHAHDFILQMPDGYQTHLGDGGMGLSGGQRQRLAIARALLIDAPILLLDEATSALDAQSEHLIQQALPQLMQGRTTLVIAHRLATVKNADRIAVMDQGKLVAVGTHQQLIANNPLYARLAALQFSDGDEQVNQHP
- a CDS encoding MATE family efflux transporter, which encodes MNTATATLSRPARISREVRGLLTLALPIMIGQLATTAMSFVDAVMAGRVSPQDLAAVGLGNSIWIPVYLLMTGTLLATTPKVAERYGAGKLTEIGPLVRQSLWLAVVVGLCGAVLLLCAEPILHAMKVEPDLIEPSMGYLHGIAAGMPAIALYYVLRCFSDGLGRTRPSMVMGLCGLALNIPLNYIFIYGHFGVPAMGGVGCGWATAIAMWVMMLGLAGWTRWGPVYQSSELFKRFDWPQWTVIKRILGIGLPIGVAIFAESSIFAVIALLLGSLGATVVSGHQIALNVSSLVFMIPYSLSMAVTVRVGQALGRGEPREARFAAGVGMGTALAYACLSCSLMLVFREQIAAIYTPDPVVIHLASMLIVFSALFQFSDSIQVTAAGALRGYQDTRVTMVLTLFAYWGVGLPVGYALGLTDWLGEPSGPSGLWQGLIVGLSCAAGMLLVRLARSARRRIRAEKALA
- the tusA gene encoding sulfurtransferase TusA, giving the protein MSVDLPVDGTLDATGLNCPEPVMMLHQHIRDLPAGGLLKVIATDPSTRRDIPKFCVFLGHKLVDQQEDAGTYLYWIRKKAD
- the pdxB gene encoding 4-phosphoerythronate dehydrogenase PdxB, with product MLIVADENIPLLDDFFQGFGEIRRVPGRSIDRATVEQADVLLVRSVTNVNRALLEGSNVRFVGTCTIGTDHLDLDFFKRAGIQWASAPGCNARGVVDYVLGSLHTLAEIEGVELGSRTYGVVGAGEVGGRLVKVLKGLGWNVLVCDPPRQIAEDGDYVSLQQIIAQCDVISLHTPLIKSGNGATWHLFDRQRLEQLKPGTWLINASRGAVVDNAALREVLLAREDLQAVLDVWEGEPQVDVDLADLCVLATPHIAGYSLDGKQRGTAQIYQAFCAHLGQEPTVQLSDLLPAPWLDEVHLNASTDPAWALAALCRSVYDPRRDDADFRRSLVGTVQEQRQSFDLLRKHYPQRREIDGLKVRIKGESTALSAIVSALGAETL
- a CDS encoding PA1571 family protein; the encoded protein is MTLQDSSNAKIEVIRQQQVLPCSYIDAKGHEVQITEEMIQQACSELEQRLVKPAQQG